Proteins from one Natrinema salinisoli genomic window:
- a CDS encoding histidine kinase N-terminal 7TM domain-containing protein, with amino-acid sequence MSSIPWPAAGSILSGLGTVVLLWYLRHHRGKPGANWLLLALVAQALWCFSYGIGLLVFDPTLRWAFEALTWTGIVWTGVPFLAFGLEYTGRGNLVRTPWFGLLVLVPLFTTVLVVTNPLHGIVWTNFRIDSVFGAATVSYDLNAWAFFAIMIGTVFAASGTLLLFDTVVSYGPLYRREALAVGLSTLPPGVALLVWLFGLGPVPQLNLSAVMFLPHVVLDAYAFVGGSMFAYSPSVRRTADRSAIEELENPFLVVDTDERIVDCNPAAETVFDVTKPAVLGEPLERATELRIDETDDQVLTHTVRGERRTLAVSTSRLRNESDRVVGHTLLLQDVTDQQRREQRLEILNRVLRHNLRNDLTVARGYVGIAADRTDDDELTELLDDVHDDIDGVLQMGEKARTFERAIGSMNRPSTVFARDALTSVAADLEAETEGHVEVVVPEDLAMRTNGELFELVFANLLENGVRHTDAEEPHVAVEFDGVAADRTGVFTVRDDGPGIPDHELAVLERGEETPLEHGSGLGLWIVSWSVTALGGDLDFETGEDGTTVTVRLPGVVESEPADPDGTTGVESPEQQP; translated from the coding sequence ATGAGTTCGATTCCGTGGCCGGCGGCCGGGTCGATTCTGTCCGGCCTCGGAACCGTGGTGTTGCTCTGGTATCTCCGCCACCACCGCGGGAAACCGGGCGCGAACTGGTTGCTGCTGGCGCTCGTCGCGCAGGCGCTGTGGTGCTTTTCCTACGGGATCGGGCTGTTGGTCTTCGATCCGACGCTGCGATGGGCGTTCGAAGCGCTGACCTGGACCGGCATCGTCTGGACCGGCGTGCCCTTTCTGGCCTTCGGCCTCGAGTACACCGGCCGCGGGAATCTCGTCAGAACCCCGTGGTTCGGGCTGCTGGTACTCGTCCCGCTGTTCACGACGGTACTGGTCGTGACGAACCCGCTTCACGGGATCGTCTGGACGAACTTCCGAATCGATTCGGTCTTCGGTGCGGCCACGGTCTCCTACGATCTCAACGCGTGGGCCTTCTTCGCGATCATGATCGGCACGGTCTTTGCGGCGTCCGGGACCCTGCTCCTGTTCGATACGGTCGTCAGCTACGGCCCCCTCTATCGGAGAGAGGCGCTCGCAGTCGGCCTCAGTACGCTCCCGCCGGGGGTCGCCCTGCTCGTCTGGCTCTTCGGACTCGGCCCCGTTCCCCAGCTCAACCTCTCCGCGGTCATGTTTCTCCCCCACGTCGTGCTCGACGCCTACGCGTTCGTCGGGGGCAGCATGTTCGCGTACAGCCCGTCAGTCCGGCGAACGGCCGACCGGTCCGCGATCGAGGAGCTCGAGAACCCGTTCCTCGTCGTCGACACGGACGAGCGGATCGTCGACTGCAATCCGGCGGCGGAGACGGTATTCGACGTCACGAAACCGGCCGTCCTCGGGGAGCCACTCGAGCGCGCGACCGAGTTGCGGATCGACGAGACCGACGACCAGGTCCTCACGCACACCGTCCGGGGGGAGCGCCGCACGCTCGCAGTGTCGACGTCGCGGCTTCGAAACGAATCGGACCGGGTCGTCGGACACACCCTCCTCCTGCAGGACGTTACCGACCAGCAGCGACGCGAGCAGCGCCTCGAGATCCTCAACCGGGTGTTGCGCCACAACCTGCGGAACGATCTGACCGTCGCTCGCGGGTACGTCGGTATCGCCGCGGACCGAACCGACGACGACGAACTCACGGAACTGCTCGATGACGTTCACGACGATATCGACGGCGTGTTGCAGATGGGCGAGAAAGCCCGAACCTTCGAACGTGCGATCGGGTCGATGAACCGCCCGTCGACGGTCTTCGCCCGCGACGCGCTCACGTCGGTCGCGGCCGATCTCGAGGCGGAAACGGAGGGACACGTCGAGGTAGTCGTCCCCGAGGATCTCGCCATGCGGACCAACGGGGAGCTGTTCGAACTCGTCTTCGCGAACCTCCTCGAGAACGGGGTTCGCCACACCGACGCCGAGGAACCGCACGTCGCGGTCGAGTTCGACGGCGTCGCCGCCGACCGAACCGGCGTCTTCACCGTCCGCGACGACGGGCCGGGGATTCCGGATCACGAGCTCGCCGTGCTCGAGCGCGGCGAGGAAACCCCGCTGGAACACGGGAGCGGGCTCGGCCTGTGGATCGTCTCGTGGTCCGTAACGGCGCTCGGCGGCGATCTCGACTTCGAGACCGGCGAAGACGGGACGACCGTCACGGTTCGCCTTCCCGGCGTAGTGGAGTCGGAGCCGGCGGACCCTGATGGCACGACGGGGGTCGAGTCACCGGAGCAACAACCATAG
- the gpmI gene encoding 2,3-bisphosphoglycerate-independent phosphoglycerate mutase codes for MEAALIVLDGWGLGNGGRDAVQAAETPVFDRLSDSGSDGRLEVAGRRVGLPVGQMGNSEVGHLNIGAGRVVYQEYTRISDSIADGSFRENDAINAAFDRASANDGRIHFLGLVSDGGVHSDQEHLHALIELAGDRDVEAVTHAITDGRDTSPTGGREYLETLEDVIAEHGTGDVATVSGRYYAMDRDQNWDRTNRAYDAIVNREAEWTADSAVDAVKESYDRGVTDEFVEPTAVDGQPALEDGDSVVWFNFRSDRARQLTRMLADIRPEDWAATVETSPPDAEVVMMTQYDETFDLPVAYPPNQPDQVLGEVLADAGRTQLRIAESEKYAHVTYFLNGGREVEFDGEIRKIVESPDVPTYDLQPEMSAPAVTDTAIDTIGSDDPDVLVLNYANPDMVGHTGDYEAAIEAVEAVDAQLGRLVTALEDAGAHVLITADHGNADDMGTEEDPHTAHTYNEVPLVYLSPDGTAGGRTVRAGGTLADIAPTILELIDLDQPPEMTGESLLE; via the coding sequence ATGGAAGCTGCGCTGATCGTCCTCGACGGGTGGGGACTCGGTAACGGCGGCAGAGACGCGGTTCAGGCGGCCGAGACGCCGGTGTTCGATCGACTTTCGGATTCCGGATCGGACGGCCGGCTCGAGGTCGCGGGCCGGCGCGTCGGCCTCCCGGTCGGTCAGATGGGAAACAGCGAGGTCGGCCACCTCAACATCGGGGCCGGGCGAGTCGTCTACCAGGAGTACACGCGGATTTCGGACTCGATCGCGGACGGTTCCTTCCGGGAGAACGACGCGATCAACGCGGCGTTCGACCGGGCGAGCGCGAATGACGGCCGCATCCACTTCCTCGGACTCGTCAGCGACGGCGGAGTCCACTCGGATCAGGAACACCTGCACGCGCTGATCGAACTGGCCGGCGACCGCGACGTCGAGGCCGTCACCCACGCGATCACCGACGGGCGAGACACCTCACCGACCGGTGGGCGAGAGTACCTCGAGACGCTCGAGGACGTCATCGCCGAGCACGGCACCGGCGACGTGGCGACGGTCTCCGGCCGGTACTACGCGATGGACCGCGACCAGAACTGGGACCGGACGAACCGCGCTTACGACGCCATCGTGAACCGCGAGGCCGAGTGGACCGCCGACTCGGCCGTCGACGCCGTCAAAGAGTCCTACGATCGGGGCGTGACCGACGAGTTCGTCGAGCCGACGGCGGTCGACGGTCAGCCCGCGCTCGAGGACGGCGACTCGGTCGTCTGGTTCAACTTCCGCTCCGACCGAGCCCGCCAGCTGACCCGGATGCTGGCCGATATTCGGCCCGAGGACTGGGCGGCCACCGTCGAGACCAGTCCGCCGGACGCCGAGGTCGTGATGATGACCCAGTACGACGAGACGTTCGACCTCCCCGTAGCCTACCCGCCGAACCAGCCCGACCAGGTGCTGGGCGAGGTGCTGGCCGACGCGGGCCGAACCCAGCTCCGGATCGCCGAATCCGAGAAGTACGCCCACGTCACCTACTTCCTCAACGGCGGCCGCGAAGTGGAATTCGACGGCGAGATCCGGAAGATCGTCGAGAGCCCAGACGTGCCGACCTACGACCTGCAACCGGAGATGAGCGCGCCCGCGGTGACGGATACTGCGATCGACACGATCGGGTCGGACGATCCGGACGTCCTCGTCCTCAACTACGCAAATCCGGATATGGTCGGCCACACGGGCGATTACGAGGCCGCGATCGAGGCCGTCGAAGCCGTCGACGCGCAGTTGGGTCGACTCGTGACGGCGCTCGAGGACGCCGGCGCACACGTCCTCATCACCGCGGATCACGGCAACGCCGACGACATGGGAACCGAGGAGGACCCACACACCGCGCACACGTACAACGAAGTGCCGCTGGTCTACCTCTCGCCCGACGGAACCGCCGGAGGACGGACGGTTCGAGCGGGCGGGACGCTCGCGGACATCGCGCCGACGATCCTCGAGCTGATCGATCTCGATCAGCCGCCCGAAATGACGGGCGAGTCGCTGCTCGAATAG
- a CDS encoding HTTM domain-containing protein, producing the protein MAQALPFNARHRLTNAVDRASQSIARRFAIDLRALAAFRIAVGTLVIVDLILRSRNLTAFYTDAGVLPLEALFSDYSSVYSIHAVSGEAWAQGLLFCIAGLFALAMVVGYRTRVATIVSWLLLASLHVRNPMILNSGDIMLRMLLFWGIFLPLGECWSIDARRHEQDRTTVTSIATMAVLLQVLLVYVINAIHKTRGDVWMSGDALVEVFQADHLTILLGNVIAEQFLLLRVFSYVWMTLLLLSPLLLVLTGYRRALFTSCFVGMHLGMIVMLQIGLFPLISVAGLLVFYPPVVWDLLTALATRVGIASELRRGMERVRGTAPRLSVPLLPADREALPALTAVRIRGHVLFSTIVPWLFLSLVVLSNAAAVDYTEIPDPAEDVIDTTQIDQSWQMFAPTPVSTAKWLVVPSQLENGTETDVYHHSAVNWDRPPSVDGTYENARWRKYINNMRYADNENHRSYFANYLCGRWNATHETGVEKVTVYGMTDRAAPYEDPDIEEYELLEYDCSGEFVQND; encoded by the coding sequence ATGGCTCAGGCCCTCCCCTTCAACGCACGGCATCGGCTGACGAACGCAGTGGATCGCGCCTCGCAGTCGATTGCTCGCCGGTTCGCCATCGACCTGCGGGCGCTCGCCGCGTTCCGTATCGCGGTCGGCACGCTGGTGATCGTCGACCTGATACTCCGATCGCGGAACCTGACGGCGTTCTACACGGACGCAGGTGTGCTCCCGCTCGAGGCGCTGTTCTCGGATTACTCGTCGGTTTACTCCATCCACGCCGTTTCTGGTGAAGCGTGGGCACAGGGACTCCTGTTTTGCATCGCCGGCCTCTTCGCTCTCGCGATGGTCGTCGGCTACCGGACGAGGGTCGCGACGATCGTCTCGTGGCTGCTGTTGGCCTCGCTACACGTCCGTAACCCGATGATTCTCAACAGTGGCGACATCATGTTGCGAATGCTCCTCTTCTGGGGGATCTTTCTTCCCCTCGGCGAGTGCTGGTCGATCGATGCCCGCCGGCACGAGCAGGATCGGACGACGGTGACCTCCATCGCGACTATGGCAGTGCTGTTGCAGGTGTTGCTCGTGTACGTGATCAATGCCATCCACAAGACCAGAGGCGACGTCTGGATGAGCGGTGACGCGCTCGTCGAGGTGTTCCAGGCCGATCACCTCACGATCCTGCTCGGGAACGTCATCGCGGAACAGTTCCTCCTCCTGCGCGTCTTCTCGTACGTCTGGATGACGCTTCTCTTGCTGTCACCGCTGTTGCTCGTGCTGACCGGCTATCGACGGGCACTGTTCACGTCGTGTTTCGTCGGTATGCATCTCGGTATGATCGTCATGCTCCAAATCGGTCTCTTCCCGCTCATCTCCGTCGCCGGACTGCTCGTGTTCTATCCACCGGTCGTCTGGGACCTGCTCACTGCGCTGGCGACTCGAGTCGGGATCGCATCCGAACTCCGTCGCGGTATGGAACGGGTCCGAGGAACTGCGCCGCGACTCTCCGTCCCCTTGCTTCCGGCGGACCGAGAGGCACTCCCCGCCCTTACTGCTGTTAGGATCCGCGGCCACGTCCTGTTCTCGACGATCGTCCCGTGGCTCTTCCTCTCCCTCGTCGTCCTTTCGAACGCCGCAGCGGTCGATTACACCGAGATTCCCGACCCTGCCGAGGACGTCATCGATACCACACAGATCGATCAGAGTTGGCAGATGTTCGCCCCCACCCCGGTCTCCACGGCCAAGTGGCTCGTCGTCCCCAGTCAACTCGAGAACGGAACGGAAACCGACGTCTACCACCATTCGGCAGTCAACTGGGACAGACCGCCGTCCGTCGATGGAACCTACGAGAACGCCCGGTGGCGAAAGTACATCAACAACATGCGATACGCCGACAACGAGAACCACCGCTCGTACTTCGCCAACTACCTGTGCGGGCGCTGGAACGCGACTCACGAAACCGGCGTCGAGAAGGTTACCGTCTACGGCATGACCGATCGCGCCGCTCCCTACGAGGACCCGGATATCGAGGAGTACGAACTGCTCGAGTACGACTGCTCGGGCGAGTTCGTCCAGAACGACTGA
- a CDS encoding DNA double-strand break repair nuclease NurA yields MTLDPVHFDGIARLARRIDHGTDERDRRAFAETVWEEFLDPLVFDGRTVLEPVDERARRVVDCEAVALRDSEFPTEHGLDAGTINPTTFKNGLVVDIAQAAMSATPSDLDLHRSRTTVMTVHSNDETMMVDETWGKFDEGYSQSRAVKIPPLPRFAEGVVHALALYLAESKHARDHAETVADLLVLDGPLYPRGLLRWADQHPDLADFLLEDPRPTTVLENYVRLVENFVDRDVPLVGFVKNPATRVLTRTLKSKRNVDISVPWSDDSALFTRLLERGEYVDDIDGDRWERDTSALTYTNWFRSRGGVDQPLSTEGDALGVERRLEREAYEVTFFVIYDPRDDLLYRIEAPYAFTKDPETRERLTMQLLQDVAVAHGPPTIVDKADELARISNSEKASLRETLEERFDAAQDRTYDDHRWDEQPY; encoded by the coding sequence ATGACGCTCGATCCGGTCCACTTCGACGGTATCGCGCGGCTCGCGAGGCGGATCGACCACGGGACCGACGAGCGGGACCGTCGCGCCTTCGCCGAGACCGTCTGGGAGGAGTTCCTCGACCCGCTGGTGTTCGACGGGCGGACGGTCCTCGAGCCGGTCGACGAGCGGGCGCGACGCGTCGTCGACTGCGAGGCGGTGGCGCTTCGCGACAGCGAGTTTCCGACCGAACACGGCCTCGACGCGGGGACGATCAATCCGACGACGTTCAAGAACGGCCTGGTCGTCGATATCGCGCAGGCCGCGATGAGCGCGACCCCGAGCGATCTCGACCTCCATCGCTCTCGAACGACCGTGATGACGGTCCACTCGAACGACGAGACCATGATGGTCGACGAGACCTGGGGCAAGTTCGACGAGGGATACAGTCAGAGTCGTGCGGTCAAGATTCCCCCGCTGCCGCGCTTCGCCGAGGGCGTCGTCCACGCGCTCGCACTCTACCTCGCCGAGAGCAAGCACGCCCGCGACCACGCCGAAACGGTCGCGGACCTGCTCGTGCTCGACGGCCCGCTGTACCCCCGGGGCCTGCTGCGCTGGGCCGACCAGCACCCCGACCTCGCCGACTTCCTGCTCGAGGACCCCCGTCCGACGACGGTCCTCGAAAACTACGTCCGACTGGTCGAGAACTTCGTCGACCGGGACGTCCCGCTCGTCGGCTTCGTCAAAAACCCGGCGACGCGAGTGCTCACGCGGACGCTCAAGTCGAAACGCAACGTCGATATCAGCGTGCCCTGGAGCGACGACTCGGCGCTGTTCACCCGCCTCCTCGAGCGCGGCGAGTACGTCGACGATATCGACGGCGACCGCTGGGAGCGAGACACGTCGGCGCTGACCTACACGAACTGGTTCCGGTCGCGCGGCGGCGTCGACCAGCCGCTGTCGACCGAGGGCGACGCGCTCGGAGTCGAGCGTCGCCTCGAGCGCGAGGCCTACGAGGTTACCTTCTTCGTGATCTACGACCCGCGGGACGACCTCCTGTACCGGATCGAGGCCCCCTACGCGTTCACGAAGGATCCGGAAACCCGAGAGCGGCTCACGATGCAGCTGTTACAGGACGTCGCCGTCGCCCACGGCCCGCCGACGATCGTCGACAAGGCCGACGAACTCGCCCGGATCAGCAACTCGGAGAAAGCGTCGCTCCGCGAGACGCTCGAGGAGCGCTTCGACGCGGCCCAGGATCGGACGTACGACGACCACCGGTGGGACGAACAGCCGTATTGA
- a CDS encoding DUF7113 family protein, whose translation MLLVRGRAGGTELTGTLYERGERAPTFRGAPDEDAAYVWVCDEFYEVDSGGTTQLVDGREVNLAFESPMPRGFDTREQALEGAKEHVRTQFARIGVDPADVVLEVEKNDESDTE comes from the coding sequence ATGTTGCTGGTACGCGGTCGGGCGGGCGGGACGGAACTCACCGGAACGCTGTACGAACGGGGTGAACGGGCCCCGACGTTCCGCGGTGCACCCGACGAAGACGCCGCGTACGTCTGGGTCTGCGACGAGTTCTACGAGGTCGACAGCGGCGGCACGACGCAGCTCGTCGACGGCCGGGAAGTCAACCTCGCCTTCGAGTCGCCCATGCCTCGCGGCTTTGACACCCGGGAACAGGCCCTCGAGGGAGCCAAAGAACACGTGCGAACGCAGTTCGCACGAATCGGCGTCGATCCCGCCGACGTCGTCCTCGAGGTCGAAAAGAACGACGAGTCCGATACTGAGTAA
- a CDS encoding DUF7344 domain-containing protein, with protein sequence MSSDAHLGGNTSDPLPQIPTECYEILRHPRRLRVLEVLGRRQARLSLSELTAELIEEPATDGSNGRARHEVRISLVHNHLPRLEDYDIVDWNDDGIALLDGSPVHPGDLSVLLDRCDDENAETLLETLVDPVRMRLLSILETADGPVSLEYLASELGSCTGGQFADAERAKIALHHTHLPAMADVGVIGYDSRSKRVTRFDRAVSIVR encoded by the coding sequence ATGAGTTCGGACGCTCACCTCGGCGGCAACACGTCTGACCCACTCCCCCAAATTCCGACAGAGTGTTACGAGATCCTTCGCCATCCTCGCCGACTTCGCGTTCTCGAGGTTCTCGGACGTCGGCAGGCGCGACTCTCGCTGTCGGAACTGACGGCGGAACTGATCGAGGAACCGGCGACGGACGGTTCGAACGGTCGAGCGCGACACGAGGTTCGAATCAGTCTCGTTCACAATCACCTGCCGCGACTCGAGGACTACGACATCGTCGACTGGAACGACGACGGGATCGCGCTCCTCGACGGATCGCCGGTTCATCCCGGCGACCTCTCCGTCCTGCTCGACCGCTGTGACGACGAGAACGCGGAGACCCTCCTCGAGACGCTCGTCGACCCCGTCAGGATGCGACTCCTCTCCATCCTCGAGACGGCCGACGGTCCCGTCTCGCTCGAATATCTCGCATCCGAACTCGGTTCCTGCACCGGTGGCCAGTTTGCCGACGCCGAGCGCGCGAAGATCGCGCTCCATCACACCCACCTGCCGGCGATGGCTGACGTCGGCGTCATCGGCTACGATTCCAGGTCCAAGCGAGTCACGCGATTCGACCGAGCCGTCTCGATCGTCCGATAG
- a CDS encoding cohesin domain-containing protein: MNHEMDAADEHWVDSSTIDRRDLVGIAIAVVLACFLSVVSIAGTAAAIDQVAIVSPDQSTVEAAPGETIEIDVALRSQGGHGGEGVEAVTLVAQYHPDYLERISVDQGSWLEGNGTEIGTTETIAHERGTAILEQRREPAAGGTTGTGTIATVTVRIAEDAPAGTTTISFGESEVDLTGDWPVAVVDESATVAIDGGNESLGSFDHPSPDETDRKSAGSSPGDDSAGSENETADADGSEPVPGFTGGVAILAVLLMALYLATVRDGRHD, encoded by the coding sequence ATGAATCACGAAATGGACGCCGCGGACGAGCACTGGGTCGACAGTTCGACGATCGACAGGCGCGACCTCGTCGGTATCGCCATCGCTGTCGTACTCGCCTGCTTCCTCTCGGTCGTGAGCATCGCAGGGACGGCCGCTGCGATCGATCAGGTAGCGATCGTCTCGCCCGATCAGTCGACGGTCGAGGCCGCGCCGGGCGAAACGATCGAGATCGACGTCGCCCTCCGGAGTCAGGGGGGACACGGCGGCGAGGGCGTCGAAGCGGTTACGCTCGTCGCACAGTATCACCCCGACTATCTCGAGCGTATCAGCGTCGACCAGGGCTCCTGGCTCGAGGGGAACGGGACCGAGATCGGCACGACGGAAACGATCGCCCACGAACGGGGGACGGCGATCCTCGAGCAGCGCCGCGAACCGGCTGCCGGCGGGACGACCGGAACCGGAACGATCGCGACCGTGACCGTCCGGATCGCCGAGGACGCACCGGCCGGGACGACGACGATCTCGTTCGGGGAGAGCGAGGTCGATCTCACCGGCGACTGGCCCGTCGCCGTCGTCGACGAGTCCGCGACGGTCGCGATCGACGGCGGTAACGAATCGCTCGGCTCGTTCGACCACCCTTCCCCCGACGAGACCGACCGGAAGTCCGCCGGCTCGAGTCCCGGGGACGACTCGGCTGGGTCGGAGAACGAAACGGCAGACGCAGACGGTTCGGAGCCGGTTCCGGGCTTCACCGGCGGAGTCGCGATCCTGGCCGTGCTACTTATGGCGCTTTATTTGGCAACCGTTCGCGACGGTCGTCACGATTAA
- a CDS encoding ATP-binding protein has product MSDLGDFGDFDGDAGSEDGASTDAGDSSPSSSGTTEPASTGPTSGESADEFEPTPVEPSGEDVGIGTICVSQGLRIAEDGDETTLRAYVTRGNRSSVRIGSYLLAPYPDGETLFCRIVGLEYAQQYHADDATEIHARRAMRSDEIDEADYKFVANLEPVAVLYEDDGELKRRMTDRVPKPQTVIRQADDTEEIKTGLKMPDDGVFLGHLSVGGEKVRTAATPPTIDYRLKDDYDAGDPLVFRHSLIAGGTGSGKTHGAKNILRQYLADDRTYPMDDGREVSPAVVQFDPQDEYAQMHDDNPDLDSDFARRLEREGIAYGGHDDTTAFIPKVGSASYAAGHHRAEQVEFTIPFSMVHDNPWLVAGSGLNDNQYGALTSVLLPRFRKQYGSSGTYEEFTTFLDDPALREELDESGRVHEATFDAVRRRVLGFGHVFDQDARPITDLVHDFVRPGGLTVVPTYHINDSRATETIVLAVSSLIIDQKLSNDPDYDRVKETPLVLGMDEAHNFLTDADSVQAGKVISKFTEAAKQGRKERLGLFLITQDPQDIHDAVFKQINTTVVLNLGDEDAIKSVNIPSNLESKVPYMEKGQMVVYSPDNSEPVELIGLPKCLTRHGRD; this is encoded by the coding sequence ATGAGCGATCTGGGAGATTTTGGCGATTTCGACGGCGACGCCGGGTCCGAAGACGGCGCGTCGACCGACGCGGGCGACTCTTCGCCGTCGTCCTCGGGGACCACTGAACCGGCGAGTACGGGTCCGACGAGCGGAGAGTCCGCGGACGAGTTCGAACCGACGCCGGTCGAACCCAGTGGCGAGGACGTCGGTATCGGAACGATCTGCGTCTCCCAGGGCCTGCGCATCGCCGAGGACGGAGACGAGACGACCCTCCGGGCGTACGTCACCCGCGGCAACCGATCGTCGGTCCGCATCGGGAGCTACCTGCTCGCTCCCTATCCCGACGGCGAGACGCTCTTTTGCCGGATCGTCGGCCTCGAGTACGCCCAGCAGTACCACGCCGACGACGCGACGGAGATCCACGCGCGGCGGGCGATGCGTAGCGACGAGATCGACGAGGCCGATTACAAGTTCGTCGCGAATCTCGAGCCCGTTGCGGTGCTGTACGAGGATGACGGCGAACTCAAACGGCGGATGACGGACCGCGTGCCGAAACCCCAGACGGTGATCCGGCAGGCCGACGACACCGAGGAGATCAAGACCGGGCTGAAGATGCCCGACGACGGGGTCTTCCTCGGTCATCTCTCGGTCGGCGGTGAGAAGGTACGGACGGCGGCCACCCCGCCGACGATCGATTACCGGTTGAAAGACGACTACGACGCGGGCGATCCGCTCGTCTTCCGCCACTCGCTGATCGCCGGGGGCACGGGCTCGGGGAAGACCCACGGCGCGAAGAACATCCTGCGGCAGTATCTCGCGGACGACCGGACCTACCCGATGGATGACGGTCGCGAGGTCAGCCCCGCGGTCGTCCAGTTCGATCCGCAGGACGAGTACGCCCAGATGCACGACGACAACCCCGACCTCGATAGCGACTTCGCGCGACGCCTCGAGCGCGAGGGCATCGCCTACGGCGGCCACGACGACACGACCGCGTTTATCCCGAAGGTCGGGTCGGCGTCGTACGCCGCGGGGCACCACCGCGCGGAGCAAGTCGAGTTCACGATCCCGTTCTCGATGGTTCACGACAACCCGTGGCTGGTCGCCGGCAGCGGGTTGAACGACAACCAGTACGGCGCGCTCACCAGCGTCCTCCTGCCGCGATTCCGGAAGCAGTACGGCTCGAGCGGCACCTACGAGGAGTTCACGACGTTCCTCGATGACCCCGCGTTGCGCGAGGAACTCGACGAGTCCGGTCGAGTCCACGAGGCGACCTTCGACGCCGTTCGCCGGCGCGTGCTCGGGTTCGGTCACGTCTTCGATCAGGACGCGCGCCCGATCACCGACCTCGTTCACGACTTCGTCCGTCCCGGCGGGCTCACCGTGGTGCCGACCTACCACATCAACGACAGCCGGGCGACTGAGACCATCGTGCTCGCGGTCTCCTCGCTGATCATCGACCAGAAGCTCTCGAACGATCCTGATTACGACCGAGTCAAGGAGACGCCGCTCGTGCTCGGGATGGACGAGGCCCACAACTTCCTGACCGACGCCGACTCGGTCCAGGCCGGGAAGGTCATCAGCAAGTTCACCGAGGCCGCCAAACAGGGCCGGAAAGAGCGGCTCGGCCTGTTCCTCATCACGCAGGACCCGCAGGACATCCACGACGCCGTGTTCAAGCAGATCAACACCACGGTCGTCCTGAATCTCGGCGACGAGGACGCCATCAAGAGCGTGAACATTCCGAGTAATCTCGAGTCGAAAGTCCCCTACATGGAGAAGGGGCAGATGGTCGTTTACTCGCCGGACAACTCCGAGCCCGTCGAGCTGATCGGCCTCCCGAAGTGTCTGACACGGCACGGCCGGGACTGA
- a CDS encoding YihY/virulence factor BrkB family protein: MSTLGSVVALARDRNLTFLAAGIAYYAFVSIIPIALLAVAVASFVGGQDLANRITSMLSQQLSSSGQQLVTEALTNTTGRAAASVVGFLALTWSALKLFRGLDQAFDEVYAGEIDASLLEQVRDAIVAIVAIALAVGLVVAVGIALSVLSLQIPFVNLLGTLVLIAVLVIAFLPIYYVLPPIETSVTGVLPGTIVAAVGWVVLQIGFRIYTSNASRYAAYGVIGAVLLFVTWLYFASIVLLLGAAVNAVRQGVRTETV; encoded by the coding sequence ATGTCGACTCTCGGGTCCGTCGTGGCGCTCGCGAGGGATCGAAATCTCACGTTCTTGGCGGCGGGTATCGCCTACTACGCGTTCGTGTCGATAATCCCGATCGCGTTGCTCGCCGTGGCAGTCGCGTCGTTCGTCGGCGGACAGGACCTCGCCAATCGCATCACAAGTATGCTCAGTCAGCAGCTCTCGTCGTCGGGACAGCAGCTCGTGACGGAGGCACTCACCAACACGACCGGGCGGGCGGCCGCGTCCGTGGTCGGATTCCTCGCGCTGACGTGGAGCGCCCTGAAGCTCTTCCGCGGCCTCGACCAGGCGTTCGACGAGGTGTACGCCGGCGAGATCGACGCGTCGCTGCTCGAACAGGTCCGGGACGCCATCGTCGCCATCGTCGCCATCGCCCTCGCCGTCGGGCTCGTCGTCGCCGTCGGCATCGCGCTCTCGGTACTGTCGTTGCAGATCCCGTTCGTCAACCTGCTCGGGACGCTCGTCCTGATCGCCGTCCTGGTGATCGCGTTCCTGCCGATCTACTACGTGCTCCCGCCGATCGAGACGTCGGTGACGGGGGTACTGCCGGGAACGATCGTCGCCGCGGTCGGCTGGGTGGTGTTGCAGATCGGCTTTCGGATCTACACGTCCAACGCCAGTCGCTACGCGGCCTACGGCGTGATCGGTGCAGTCCTGTTGTTCGTCACGTGGCTCTACTTCGCCAGCATCGTGTTGCTGCTCGGCGCGGCGGTAAACGCCGTCCGACAGGGGGTTCGCACGGAAACGGTGTAG